The Kaustia mangrovi genome has a segment encoding these proteins:
- a CDS encoding CBS domain-containing protein, with amino-acid sequence MTVSAILKSKGRDVATAAPETTLLDIANSLTSRRIGAIVIAEPEGQVVGIISERDIVRAVAEHGPSTLGEAVSEFMTSPVLACGEDDSVAELMGVMTEHRIRHLPVLADGRLVGIVSIGDVVKARIAEAELEAEAMKQYITSG; translated from the coding sequence ATGACCGTCTCTGCCATCCTGAAGTCGAAGGGGCGCGACGTGGCGACAGCCGCGCCCGAGACCACGCTCCTGGACATCGCCAACAGCCTGACCTCGCGCCGGATCGGCGCGATCGTGATCGCGGAGCCGGAGGGGCAGGTCGTCGGCATCATCTCGGAGCGCGATATCGTGCGCGCCGTGGCCGAGCACGGGCCCTCCACGCTCGGCGAGGCGGTGAGCGAATTCATGACCAGCCCGGTGCTGGCGTGCGGGGAGGACGATTCGGTCGCGGAGCTGATGGGTGTCATGACGGAGCACCGCATCCGCCATCTCCCCGTTCTGGCCGACGGCCGGCTCGTGGGCATCGTCTCGATTGGCGATGTGGTGAAGGCGCGCATCGCCGAGGCCGAGCTCGAGGCGGAGGCGATGAAGCAGTACATCACCTCCGGCTGA